In a genomic window of Cuculus canorus isolate bCucCan1 chromosome 4, bCucCan1.pri, whole genome shotgun sequence:
- the RWDD4 gene encoding RWD domain-containing protein 4 isoform X1, giving the protein MAANEDQEMELEALRSIYEGDACFRELSPISFQYRVGESGDPKAFLVEVSWPETYPQTAPVISMDAFFNNTISSAIKRSILDKLMVEVEANLGTAMTYTLFEYAKDNKELLMENQPVSTVTSVSNSIAIGTPAVPASKKKDKKEQLSKTQKRKLADKTDNKGELPRGWNWVDVIKHVSIFKLSILMLKLFARNSKNCCSFWVMICIFVKCFKMLSSSDY; this is encoded by the exons ATGGCGGCCAACGAGGACCAGGAG ATGGAGCTGGAAGCGCTGCGTTCCATCTACGAGGGCGACGCGTGCTTCAGGGAGCTCAGCCCCATCTCTTTCCAGTACAGG gTAGGTGAAAGTGGAGATCCCAAAGCGTTTCTAGTAGAAGTTTCTTGGCCAGAAACATATCCACAAACAGCACCAGTCATATCGATGGATGCTTTCTTCAACAACACAAT ATCATCAGCTATTAAACGGAGTATATTGGATAAGTTAATGGTAGAAGTTGAAGCAAATCTTGGAACTGCTATGACATACACACTTTTTGAATATGCCAAAGATAATAAAGAGCTGTTAATGGAAAATCAGCCTGTTAGCACTGTG ACTTCAGTAAGCAATAGTATTGCGATTGGAACTCCTGCTGTGCCagcaagtaagaaaaaagataaaaaggagcAGTTATCTAAAACCCAGAAACGAAAACTAGCTGATAAAACAG ATAACAAAGGGGAGCTTCCGCGAGGATGGAACTGGGTGGATGTAATTAAG CATGTAAGTATTTTCAAGTTATctattttaatgttaaaattatttgcaagaAATAGTAAGAACTGTTGCTCATTTTGGGTTATGATTTGCATATTtgtcaaatgctttaaaatgcttaGTTCTTCTGACTATTAA
- the RWDD4 gene encoding RWD domain-containing protein 4 isoform X2: protein MAANEDQEMELEALRSIYEGDACFRELSPISFQYRVGESGDPKAFLVEVSWPETYPQTAPVISMDAFFNNTISSAIKRSILDKLMVEVEANLGTAMTYTLFEYAKDNKELLMENQPVSTVTSVSNSIAIGTPAVPASKKKDKKEQLSKTQKRKLADKTDNKGELPRGWNWVDVIKKNDLIFFLAFLPNFVWI, encoded by the exons ATGGCGGCCAACGAGGACCAGGAG ATGGAGCTGGAAGCGCTGCGTTCCATCTACGAGGGCGACGCGTGCTTCAGGGAGCTCAGCCCCATCTCTTTCCAGTACAGG gTAGGTGAAAGTGGAGATCCCAAAGCGTTTCTAGTAGAAGTTTCTTGGCCAGAAACATATCCACAAACAGCACCAGTCATATCGATGGATGCTTTCTTCAACAACACAAT ATCATCAGCTATTAAACGGAGTATATTGGATAAGTTAATGGTAGAAGTTGAAGCAAATCTTGGAACTGCTATGACATACACACTTTTTGAATATGCCAAAGATAATAAAGAGCTGTTAATGGAAAATCAGCCTGTTAGCACTGTG ACTTCAGTAAGCAATAGTATTGCGATTGGAACTCCTGCTGTGCCagcaagtaagaaaaaagataaaaaggagcAGTTATCTAAAACCCAGAAACGAAAACTAGCTGATAAAACAG ATAACAAAGGGGAGCTTCCGCGAGGATGGAACTGGGTGGATGTAATTAAG aaaaatgatctaatttttttccttgcttttcttcctaaCTTTGTTTGGATTTGA
- the RWDD4 gene encoding RWD domain-containing protein 4 isoform X3, with amino-acid sequence MAANEDQEMELEALRSIYEGDACFRELSPISFQYRVGESGDPKAFLVEVSWPETYPQTAPVISMDAFFNNTISSAIKRSILDKLMVEVEANLGTAMTYTLFEYAKDNKELLMENQPVSTVTSVSNSIAIGTPAVPASKKKDKKEQLSKTQKRKLADKTDNKGELPRGWNWVDVIKHLSKTGSKDDE; translated from the exons ATGGCGGCCAACGAGGACCAGGAG ATGGAGCTGGAAGCGCTGCGTTCCATCTACGAGGGCGACGCGTGCTTCAGGGAGCTCAGCCCCATCTCTTTCCAGTACAGG gTAGGTGAAAGTGGAGATCCCAAAGCGTTTCTAGTAGAAGTTTCTTGGCCAGAAACATATCCACAAACAGCACCAGTCATATCGATGGATGCTTTCTTCAACAACACAAT ATCATCAGCTATTAAACGGAGTATATTGGATAAGTTAATGGTAGAAGTTGAAGCAAATCTTGGAACTGCTATGACATACACACTTTTTGAATATGCCAAAGATAATAAAGAGCTGTTAATGGAAAATCAGCCTGTTAGCACTGTG ACTTCAGTAAGCAATAGTATTGCGATTGGAACTCCTGCTGTGCCagcaagtaagaaaaaagataaaaaggagcAGTTATCTAAAACCCAGAAACGAAAACTAGCTGATAAAACAG ATAACAAAGGGGAGCTTCCGCGAGGATGGAACTGGGTGGATGTAATTAAG CAT TTAAGCAAAACTGGTTCTAAAGATGATGAATAA